The Candidatus Binatota bacterium genome has a window encoding:
- a CDS encoding SDR family NAD(P)-dependent oxidoreductase, translating to MSRLCEDRVVIVTGAGRGIGREYALMLAEHGAKVVVNDFGGARDGSGADTGPADEVVAEIKAAGGEAVANAADVSNFDEAEAMIQQAVDAFGRLDVLVNNAGILRDRMLVNMDEAEWDAVIKVHLKGTFAPARHAAGYWRARSKAGETNNARIINTTSVSGIYGNAGQTNYGAAKMGIASFTIIAARELARYGVTVNAIAPAALTRLTEDLGMGGETEESKDAMSPRWIAPIVTWLASEESNDISGRVFEASGGVFAVAEGWHRGPEAKPVDDPTQIGEIARELVGQARLNAGMDGKDQDGGLG from the coding sequence ATGAGCAGATTATGTGAAGACAGGGTAGTAATCGTAACCGGCGCCGGCCGCGGCATCGGACGCGAGTACGCGCTCATGCTTGCAGAGCACGGCGCCAAGGTGGTCGTCAACGACTTTGGCGGCGCACGCGATGGTAGTGGCGCCGACACGGGACCGGCCGACGAAGTGGTGGCCGAGATCAAGGCCGCGGGCGGCGAGGCGGTGGCCAACGCGGCCGACGTGAGCAACTTTGACGAGGCCGAGGCGATGATACAGCAGGCAGTGGACGCCTTCGGCCGCCTGGACGTGCTCGTCAACAACGCCGGCATACTGCGCGACCGCATGCTCGTGAACATGGACGAGGCCGAGTGGGACGCGGTCATCAAGGTGCACCTCAAGGGCACCTTCGCCCCCGCCCGCCACGCGGCGGGCTACTGGCGCGCGCGCAGCAAGGCTGGCGAAACCAACAACGCCCGCATCATCAACACCACCTCGGTGTCGGGCATCTACGGCAACGCCGGTCAGACCAACTACGGCGCTGCCAAGATGGGTATCGCATCGTTTACGATCATCGCCGCAAGAGAGCTCGCGCGCTACGGCGTTACCGTGAACGCGATCGCGCCCGCGGCGCTGACCCGCCTGACCGAAGACCTCGGCATGGGCGGCGAAACAGAAGAGAGCAAGGACGCCATGTCGCCGCGCTGGATAGCCCCCATCGTCACCTGGCTGGCGAGTGAAGAGTCCAACGACATCAGCGGACGGGTGTTCGAAGCTTCGGGCGGCGTGTTTGCCGTGGCCGAGGGCTGGCACCGTGGGCCCGAAGCCAAGCCGGTGGACGACCCGACGCAGATCGGGGAGATCGCCCGCGAGCTGGTGGGCCAGGCGCGACTCAACGCGGGCATGGACGGCAAGGACCAGGACGGCGGCCTGGGCTGA